In a genomic window of Shouchella clausii:
- a CDS encoding helix-turn-helix transcriptional regulator → MITLCKRDQLISLRKSRNWSQQKVVSLLKRRYDIIITESYYGMIEQGSRLPSLYVALAISDLFKAEPSALFGAPKRKREIHS, encoded by the coding sequence GTGATCACATTGTGCAAAAGGGATCAATTAATTTCCTTACGAAAAAGCAGAAACTGGTCTCAACAAAAAGTAGTTAGTCTATTGAAGAGAAGATACGACATCATCATCACGGAAAGTTATTATGGGATGATTGAACAAGGGTCTAGGCTTCCGAGTTTGTATGTGGCCCTTGCCATTTCCGATTTGTTTAAGGCTGAGCCGTCTGCGTTGTTTGGTGCCCCTAAGCGCAAACGTGAAATCCATTCTTAG
- the nagZ gene encoding beta-N-acetylhexosaminidase, translating to MDEEQKRMLGQLLVFGFHGTTATPEIKALICDHYVGNIILFSRNIETPEQLLSLTSDLQKAAKEAGHERPLAICVDQENGTVRRLSTGVTALPGAMLLGATNKRRYASVVGQLTAKELRAVGVNWNLAPVADVNNNSNNPVIGVRSFGEDPGKVGEYAEEMMNGLQAEGVIATLKHFPGHGDTVVDSHHAMPTIPHGLKRLRQVELMPFKACIKAGAEAIMSAHIHFPALETEPVPATMSYKVMTELLRHELGYSGVLMTDCLEMEAIAGTIGTAQGAVAALLAGADMLVVSHSESRQRAAIAALEAAFAEARFDQKRLDMSFQRIDALKAKYLSWDRLPRREELKNVGSTFRQSKANAIYADGVTAFGGRKLSPHQPLLVFYGKVQHRTPAEERQDEDHPLVEALYKQAAMAKAIAFDADSQNWESCLAEADLYGQIIVATSNIAQAPYQQRFIHALMAKGHKPIIMATQNPYDYRFVSNSLTFVATYEPTEPAVAAALAYLFGQGEANGRFPVSVNEDGR from the coding sequence ATGGATGAAGAACAAAAAAGAATGCTGGGGCAGTTGCTAGTCTTTGGTTTTCATGGAACAACAGCGACGCCGGAAATAAAGGCGCTGATCTGTGACCATTATGTCGGCAACATCATTTTGTTTAGTCGTAACATTGAAACGCCTGAACAGTTGCTATCCTTAACGAGCGATTTACAAAAAGCAGCAAAGGAAGCTGGTCACGAGCGCCCGTTGGCGATTTGTGTCGACCAAGAAAACGGAACGGTACGCCGCCTAAGCACAGGCGTAACAGCGCTCCCAGGGGCGATGCTTCTAGGAGCAACGAATAAACGCCGCTATGCATCCGTTGTTGGACAGTTGACAGCGAAAGAGCTTCGCGCTGTAGGCGTTAACTGGAACTTAGCCCCAGTTGCTGATGTGAACAATAATTCGAACAACCCAGTGATCGGCGTCCGTTCATTTGGCGAGGACCCAGGCAAAGTCGGCGAATACGCGGAGGAAATGATGAATGGCTTGCAGGCAGAGGGCGTCATCGCTACACTGAAGCATTTTCCAGGCCACGGTGATACGGTCGTTGACTCTCACCATGCAATGCCGACCATTCCCCATGGCTTAAAACGCCTTCGACAAGTGGAACTTATGCCTTTTAAAGCGTGTATAAAAGCAGGTGCAGAAGCGATCATGAGCGCTCATATCCATTTCCCCGCACTGGAGACGGAGCCAGTGCCTGCGACGATGTCATATAAAGTAATGACGGAACTTTTACGGCACGAACTAGGCTATTCAGGCGTATTGATGACAGACTGCTTAGAAATGGAGGCGATTGCCGGGACAATTGGCACCGCCCAGGGCGCTGTGGCCGCATTGCTCGCAGGTGCAGATATGCTTGTTGTCTCTCACAGCGAAAGCCGGCAACGCGCTGCAATCGCTGCGTTGGAAGCTGCATTTGCCGAAGCGCGATTTGACCAAAAACGGCTGGACATGTCGTTTCAACGCATTGATGCCTTAAAAGCAAAGTATTTGTCTTGGGATAGGCTACCGCGGCGAGAGGAGTTGAAGAACGTCGGATCAACGTTTCGGCAAAGCAAGGCAAACGCCATTTATGCTGACGGGGTGACGGCATTTGGCGGGAGAAAGCTATCCCCTCATCAACCATTATTGGTATTTTATGGGAAAGTTCAGCATAGAACACCTGCAGAAGAAAGACAGGATGAAGATCATCCACTTGTAGAGGCGCTCTACAAACAAGCGGCAATGGCAAAAGCAATCGCATTTGACGCTGATAGCCAAAATTGGGAGAGCTGTTTAGCTGAGGCAGATCTTTATGGGCAAATTATTGTCGCCACGTCGAATATTGCCCAAGCGCCCTACCAGCAACGATTCATTCACGCATTAATGGCGAAAGGGCACAAGCCGATTATTATGGCAACGCAAAACCCTTATGACTATCGCTTTGTGTCCAACTCGTTAACGTTTGTGGCCACCTATGAGCCTACAGAGCCAGCAGTTGCAGCAGCTTTAGCATACTTATTTGGCCAGGGCGAGGCAAATGGCCGCTTTCCTGTATCGGTAAATGAGGACGGGAGGTGA
- a CDS encoding ABC transporter substrate-binding protein, with protein sequence MKKSLLYTAAASVLLVPLAACNSAETGNDGNGGNSTDTVTVWTYPVHEEYESELKESIAEFEDANPDIKIEYEILSWAEGEQKFDIALNTGSPPDLYFGKALGKYKETQLLVELDDKLNIDLADYDDVALDHMRIEGSLYGLPLYQYLHVWGGNKALLEEYGIDYEKIQNEGWTWDEFYELANIGEQTNDNGDRQYGFVFQGVDEELLDHLARNNGLPYRMTEDGIAWTDERILEAMEFIIKLREEGIMPNETAAIDAAKRNEMFYNHQALIYGRAIPYSEPSAEKRNEDIRNGDIDGEEIEFVLLPTPHNEGQEEVARGGAEGYLLFTQKGATEEHIGNSVKVLEHLAGADAIGQASSALALPIVHKQAAADYDLPLSELNERAAQRLAGKVLPPNNINSELAAKDDMFNTQVVVPTFQALMNGETTPEQALEKFKTEAESAQFKP encoded by the coding sequence ATGAAAAAATCGCTGCTCTACACGGCGGCAGCAAGTGTTTTACTTGTTCCGCTAGCCGCTTGCAACAGCGCAGAAACAGGAAATGACGGGAACGGAGGCAATTCAACCGACACAGTCACAGTCTGGACATACCCAGTACATGAAGAGTATGAAAGCGAATTGAAAGAGTCAATAGCCGAGTTTGAAGATGCCAATCCTGATATAAAAATTGAGTATGAAATCCTTTCCTGGGCAGAAGGAGAGCAAAAGTTTGATATTGCTTTAAATACGGGGAGCCCGCCTGACTTGTATTTCGGCAAAGCGCTCGGAAAATACAAAGAAACACAGCTCTTAGTGGAGCTGGACGATAAACTAAATATTGATTTAGCTGACTATGATGATGTTGCACTCGACCATATGCGGATTGAAGGTTCTTTGTACGGCCTTCCTCTCTATCAGTATCTTCATGTATGGGGAGGGAATAAAGCGCTGTTAGAGGAATACGGAATTGATTATGAGAAGATTCAGAATGAAGGATGGACATGGGATGAATTTTATGAGCTTGCTAACATCGGCGAGCAAACGAACGACAATGGCGACCGCCAATATGGATTTGTATTCCAAGGCGTTGATGAGGAACTTCTTGACCATCTTGCCCGCAACAATGGCCTTCCTTACCGGATGACGGAGGACGGAATCGCTTGGACAGATGAGCGGATTTTAGAAGCGATGGAGTTTATTATCAAGCTTCGTGAAGAAGGCATCATGCCAAATGAAACGGCAGCAATTGACGCGGCGAAACGGAATGAAATGTTTTATAATCACCAAGCGCTCATTTATGGCAGGGCTATCCCTTATTCTGAACCAAGTGCAGAGAAGCGCAACGAAGATATCCGAAACGGCGACATTGACGGCGAGGAAATAGAATTTGTCTTATTGCCTACACCCCATAATGAAGGACAGGAAGAAGTTGCCCGAGGCGGGGCAGAAGGCTATTTGCTGTTTACGCAAAAAGGCGCAACGGAAGAGCATATTGGAAACAGTGTCAAAGTGCTGGAACATTTAGCTGGAGCTGATGCGATCGGGCAAGCGTCTTCTGCGCTCGCTTTGCCGATCGTTCATAAACAAGCAGCCGCTGATTACGATTTGCCTCTTTCTGAACTGAATGAACGGGCTGCCCAACGTTTAGCAGGCAAAGTCTTGCCGCCTAACAACATCAACAGCGAGCTAGCGGCCAAAGATGATATGTTTAATACGCAAGTCGTTGTACCGACATTCCAGGCGTTAATGAATGGTGAAACAACGCCTGAACAAGCGCTGGAAAAATTTAAAACAGAGGCCGAATCAGCCCAATTCAAACCTTAA